A region of the Scatophagus argus isolate fScaArg1 chromosome 14, fScaArg1.pri, whole genome shotgun sequence genome:
agggGTTAAAGGAGGCCACACAGGTGTACCATGTCTCTTCAAGCCCAGTCAATGACACCCTGTTAGAAATATCTGCTTCACCCACCAACTCTCCCGTCCCCACCCCAACTGGATTCACTCATCCAACACTCCCTTTGGCCATCCAGGAGGACCCCAACCACAACCACTTTCATATTGCAGGTCCCTTTTCTGACCCACCAGCACATACTTCTCGGGTCACACCAGACAGACTTAGTCCCAGAGTGGAGCTAGTCTTAGGTCCTCATTTTTCTGGCCATGCAAGTCGGGGCAGCTCAAAATGGCATGACCGCACTGCTGACTGGGTGGAGATGGTGGAGAGGAGTGGGTTAGCAGGTcttagaggaggaggagatgccGGAATGGGAAACTCCTGTCATAAGAACCCAAATTTCCGCCGGACCTCCAGTTTTAATGACTCCAAACCCCAGCCTCCGCCCTCTGCACATTCCAGGCAGTTCAGAGAAAGGAGCATGACCCAGGTCACATACCCagctttatttatgtatttttgtacatattttagGTCATATTTGTGTAGGTTTGCCAAAGCCTTTATAATGAACAAagatcatttgttttccttttcaggtAGGATCTCGGACCCTTCCTGAAGGAAGCTGTTGGACCAAAGGGGGATGGGAAAAGCAGCCATATCGCTCTTATCCCATTCCAGAGCATGGGGCCTCAGAGTGGGCTAAATCAAGGAGGCCCTGGATAGAGACAGCTGCTCCTTCTCACAGCAATGaactcaaacacacaggaaccAACACAAATGGCACACAAATTTCAGCTTATGTGAACCATGCTAAAGCAGACCTCAGTGGAACAGGGGAAAGGCAAAGGGGCAGCAAGACAGGATGTGGAGAGGGAATATCAGGGATTGGGGGTCCAGTTGTGGGGCCCGGCAGTCTGAGTGTGGATCGCGCACAGAAGGCCGAGCAGAACTGGAATCGCCGCGGCCCTTCGCCCATCCAGAGGAACATGCTGGCCCGGAAATTGAAGGAGGCTCAGTCCTGCTCTGGGGTCAAGGGGCGACAGCGTAGCTCAACCTTTAGTGTATCGACATCAGAACAGAGGAAAGGTCGCTGCCGCTCTCTTCCAATGTCTGGAGACTACAGCAGCAGCGGCTCACCCTACAGACTAAGTGAGGCCGAGCAGAGGATGCTAGACCTAGATCTGTCCTCAGCATGCGttggggagggagaggagtaGATCTCAAAAATTTGTAGCACTACACTAGGAAGGAATTGccatttcttccatttcttcctAACCTAAATTATCTCTGCTACTTGTTACTTTAACCTCAtctaaacagacacacatataatTGAAGATTGCATTTTATGTTGGAGATTGATTGAgcaaaaggttttgttttttttttctgaaaagatattttaagtttctgtgtcaaaatgtttgtctatttttttgttatgaTTGTGTTAACATTTCAAATGTCGATAAGCATTATaattaaacatatatatatatatatttttttttcagagtatGACTGTCCAGAATGTCTCTTTGTAATTACTTTGTATATCAGCTACTGGTTCAGTATTTACCATAATAAGTCATATTTAACATAGCCTTGTACCAACAATCCTGAGCCTTTCGAGtatgcccctttcatacccagtcataATACACCTGTTACCTGTTAAgctgtggaatgttccaaactggGGTTTTTTGAACATTCAACAACATTCCCTGTCTTTTGTTGTTCATGTACCaagaggtaaaacattaaatataatatttttttttagtatatTTCAAAAGGGGTTatgaagtttaatttaattgataTTTTGTGCAGTGTCCTACCTTATTTGGGATTGGGGTTGTGCATCTGCATGCACTGCTGAGCACAAGCCCCATCAATGAATATACTTTAAACACTATAAAAGGCAGGTTAGTGTTATTGTTTTGCACTGCAGAATGTGCTGTATTATGTATCATGCTGTGAAGTctcattatacacacacattatacaaGACTGTACTGTAGTGAGAACCACTCTGATATAGTTTAccatttttttatgtgtgtgtatggtcagtgtcaaacatttttcatgtattttctatAGTGTACACAAGTTAGAGCACTAGTATGCAGCTGTAACTATGTTTGAGCACAGTGAGGCATTGTGGCtgagatgctgtttgtttttattgtttgagtAATATACACTCTAAAGAAAGCAATGATTACTGTAGAACAGAAGATGCTgtactgttgctgtttgataatattttcaaataagaaagaaaaagaagaaattaaaatacaaagagTGTAATCATGGCATTGGTCTTCGCTCATTCACAGTGGAATTTAAAGCTTTGTGCTTTTAAATTTCCCCTGCTCCACTGCCCATAAAGTCCAGGAACACCAGAGGCCGCACCTTCATGGTGGTGTGTCTAAGGGAGTACCAAAGGCCTTTCCAGGTCCCCCACACTACACCATTGTCATACTGGCCCTTGTACTTCCCTTTGCGGTAAAACTTCCCATTTAGGTTGGCTGCATGACATCTGTAGATAGATGGATAGTACACAATGTCAAAGATGCAGCATTTTCCCAAAGACAAAGTGATTCACATACTTTGAAAAGGTCACCTGTTGAACCACCATCCTGCATTATTCTCCTGAGCGCAGCTGCCCTGAAGGTAGCGGTCATTGTCCTGTCAGTAAtaatcatcaccaccatcagtGTTATCAGTCATTGTGTACAGTCAGTAGCCTTAAAGTTATTAGCACCATAGGAATATCATTTTAGAATTGTAAAATGGAATATATTTTAAACCTGATCTCTGGTGCTGAACTCCATGCCACTTAGGCAAGAAGACCAATGTTCCACCGACCCCCCACCACCAGTCAGTGCATCCCCAGCTTTCCCACTATACAGCTCATACTGGAGACGATATTTGTCCTGGAATAGGAGATAAGGCGAGTAATGTTTGTTAGGAATTGCAGTTACTTACGAGAGCaagaaacaaagtaaaaatgttaatCTTACAGCCTCATTCGTGATCCTGAAGTTCTCATAAAATGCATAATTTCTCTGTCCGTCCCAGTCCATTAGATCTATCTTCACCAGGTTCTTACCTTCAGGGAAAAGACATATTGACAAAACATGAGAACATTTAGACAATGTAAGAAAAGGCtatttaaacaataaaacacttttaaaatgagacatgaaacaaaaattcTGGAATTTTAATTTCTGACCATCTGACAGTAGAGAATAGATGTGCTCATTCCCCAACCAAAACTCATCATTCCTCAGTTTGAAGTCGCCAAAGCCATCTCTGTAGTCCACCCAGTCCCTGAAATGGGATCAGATATTTGACCTCAAATTAATTAGCCATGTAAGATTAATCAACACTTACATTCTCATCTGATGCAGGACTTTGGAGGGATGTGCATTTGGGATTTACTTTACTCTGCTTTCTCTGATTAAGTACCTGTTGAAGTCAACTTTTCCGTGCCGACGCTTCTGAAACACtgtccatcctcctccatcctccatgTCACAGTAGACCAAGAAGGCGTCCTGGTGGGATTTGGGTCTGATGCGGTAGAAACcgctcggtggtctcagtctatCAAATAGCTCCGAACAGTCTAGGAAGACAGCATTGAAAAATCATGCTGATAATCATCCTTACTTTTGTAAGTCAGTACACTTACATCATGTTGCATTTGAGGACCTACAAACTATATCAGTGTTGTGCAAAGTTTAAGTCATTTTCAGAATTATTTCATGCAACACAGACTCTTCCCATCCCAATTTTactataaataaacacagaaacagttgTATGATATGATGTGAACTTTTCTTACCTTTGTCATGGACAATTAAATTGCCTGCTGGTGGAagtgttttcatcactgtcatATCAGCGTTGTCTAATGTCCcacttttgttttggttcacgCCAATGACTGTGCCAGTTTCAGGTTTTGTACTGGACACAACAGACTGAATTGATTGGAAGTATTTGTGCTTCTTCAAGTGCTCAACCTGCCATGTCCCAATCAACAGTTTATTTTCCAGTTTCTTTATGTTGCGTTTGAGAGCTGCAATCTCTGGCCCACAGGAGTCCATTGCCTTAAATGAGGAAAGCCATTTTCAAGTTAGACATGTTATTTTAACGTTAATACTGTATTAGAACCCATTTAGGGGTCAGGAAAAATGTAGGGCTGCGTTTCCAGGCATTGATGAAACAGATTATATTTATGTGGACTCTCTGGGCTTGCTAGGAATGACAGCTATTTATCAGCCCTGTAATCTATGCTTTTTAAACCACATATTTTCAATTTCTAATGTCgatacagaaacaaagaaaaatatcctGAAATGCTTAAAAAGAAAGATAAGCCACCTACTGACAACTGTGTGGGAGAGGCCATGACTGAGGACACCAGAgctaacaacagcaacaccGCCATGGCTTTAAGGAAGAAGCCTCTTGCCGCAAAATCAGTCTGAAATCATAAAAGCAAATTATATTAAAGACTGAAGAACAAACAGATGCCAACTAAGATCCTTCAAAAATCTTTGCACGGCAAGCTTACCTTCATTTCACAACGCCTCCACTTGTTTTGTTaaggttcagtgtttttttcccctcctatGATTTGTCAGTATTATTTATAGGCCAGTTCTGCATGGTCCACATTAGAGGATCCAGACCCAACCAGCCTCTCGAGTTCATTGCCAAACAAACTGGACTCGAGCCAGTTTGCCCTATTCCTCCTCTATCAAGCATTCTAGTATTTGGAAAGAGTAGCTGATCCCAGACCTGCAAATGAACTCATGGACAAGGAGTGTCCATTCCTCACATACCTGAGGTACTGTCGTTAGTTTTGGTCTATTTttggtaaataaaaacattctaGAAATGAATGTATCCTTTCACTAAAAGAATTGATATATGTTTGATCGGGCACTGAATTAAATTTACCTTTCAGAAGGTAACATTAAGAAAACTATCCCAAGTAATGCAGAAGTTAAAGTAAA
Encoded here:
- the fgl1b gene encoding fibrinogen like 1B isoform X2; protein product: MKTDFAARGFFLKAMAVLLLLALVSSVMASPTQLSAMDSCGPEIAALKRNIKKLENKLLIGTWQVEHLKKHKYFQSIQSVVSSTKPETGTVIGVNQNKSGTLDNADMTVMKTLPPAGNLIVHDKDCSELFDRLRPPSGFYRIRPKSHQDAFLVYCDMEDGGGWTVFQKRRHGKVDFNRDWVDYRDGFGDFKLRNDEFWLGNEHIYSLLSDGKNLVKIDLMDWDGQRNYAFYENFRITNEADKYRLQYELYSGKAGDALTGGGGSVEHWSSCLSGMEFSTRDQDNDRYLQGSCAQENNAGWWFNRCHAANLNGKFYRKGKYKGQYDNGVVWGTWKGLWYSLRHTTMKVRPLVFLDFMGSGAGEI
- the fgl1b gene encoding fibrinogen like 1B isoform X1 — translated: MMRDTASKASPTSLLLAGKERSTITSTKSTRISITPNILEEKTDSITTCCQARKAPSPTDFAARGFFLKAMAVLLLLALVSSVMASPTQLSAMDSCGPEIAALKRNIKKLENKLLIGTWQVEHLKKHKYFQSIQSVVSSTKPETGTVIGVNQNKSGTLDNADMTVMKTLPPAGNLIVHDKDCSELFDRLRPPSGFYRIRPKSHQDAFLVYCDMEDGGGWTVFQKRRHGKVDFNRDWVDYRDGFGDFKLRNDEFWLGNEHIYSLLSDGKNLVKIDLMDWDGQRNYAFYENFRITNEADKYRLQYELYSGKAGDALTGGGGSVEHWSSCLSGMEFSTRDQDNDRYLQGSCAQENNAGWWFNRCHAANLNGKFYRKGKYKGQYDNGVVWGTWKGLWYSLRHTTMKVRPLVFLDFMGSGAGEI